A stretch of DNA from Senegalia massiliensis:
TCCCATCTATCAAAAAATTTTGACCAAGATTTTTTGAAAATCTAAAATTATATTTTTTTAAAATATCATTCATTACTTTTGGTGAATATAATTTATTTTCCATCTATATTTTCAATCCTTTCTAAAGCTATTTCAAATTCATTTCTTGATATTCCATAATTATTAAGTCTCTTTAAAAACTGTTTTGAATTACAATATCCTATAGAGAGGATTTTACCAAGTATAGCACGCCTATAAGAAGCTTTACTTCCACCATTTAATCCATTTTTCAATAAATCTACTTTAGTAAATTCATTTCTCTTTTTACTTGATTCATATCTTGCACCTGTTAAAGCCTCTATTATATCTTTTGGTTTAGCATTTTCTATTCCTATGTTATCATTTAATGTTGCTTTTTCTTGTGGTAAAAATGCATGCTTACATCCTTTCACACGCGATGATATAAAATTTCTTATTTTTTCACCTGCAAAATCTGGATCAGTAAAAATTATTACACCTCTATTTTTCTGTGCTAGTTTAACTCTTTCTACAAGATCATCAGGATATCCAAATCCACCTGTAGTTATAACTTCACAATCTACTGCCCTTTTAAGTGCAGATACATCATCTTTACCTTCAACAACTATAACCTCTTTAATCATCAGTACACTCCTTTTATAAAGTATAGTATATTATACCATAATTAACTTTCAATTATATAAAAAGAAAAGGCGGATATCCGCCTTTTCTTAATTTAATATATGAACTTTTATTTTTCTTCTACCATATTTTAATGCTGTACTTCTATTTGAGTAAAATAAATCAACCTTATTTCCTTTTATAGCTGAACCAGTATCTGCTGCTATTGCATATCCATAATCTGACCAACCATCTAATGACTCAATATATAATCTTGTTCCTAATGGTATCACATTTGGATCTACTGCTACTTTCCCTGGACCTGATGGAACACCAGAAGCAGTAGTGCCTTTTATACTATAAGCAGTAGAACTCATTACTATTGTTCTCTTTGCATTAAACTTGTTACTTGAAGAGCTATTACTCGAAGAACTACTATTTGAAGAACTGCTACTTGAATTAGAAGATGGCTTGGATACCTTCTTTCTATCTGAACTACTACCTCTTGAAGCTACTGTTAAAGGTTTTTTACCTTTTTCTATAATTTGATTTACAGGTTCTTTAACTACTTCTTCAGAAATTATATCTTCTTTTACAAGCTTTCCA
This window harbors:
- the rnmV gene encoding ribonuclease M5, whose translation is MIKEVIVVEGKDDVSALKRAVDCEVITTGGFGYPDDLVERVKLAQKNRGVIIFTDPDFAGEKIRNFISSRVKGCKHAFLPQEKATLNDNIGIENAKPKDIIEALTGARYESSKKRNEFTKVDLLKNGLNGGSKASYRRAILGKILSIGYCNSKQFLKRLNNYGISRNEFEIALERIENIDGK